A window from Erythrobacter sp. YJ-T3-07 encodes these proteins:
- a CDS encoding fumarylacetoacetate hydrolase family protein, which produces MKLATLNDGTRDGKLVVVSKDITRYCAADNIAATMQDALDDWANIAPKLEALYRDVNNEAVPCERFHEREAHSPLPRAYQWADGSAYINHVELVRKARGAEVPESFYHDPLMYQGGSDDFLPPRADIPLKDTSWGCDMEGEIACITDDVPMGVSSDEAADHIKLLMLVNDVSLRGLIPGELAKGFGFFQSKPATAFSPVCVTPDELGDAWKGSVIQRPLMVDYNGEPFGRADVGQDATFSLADLVAHAAKTRNLGAGCIIGSGTISNQGPDGDPGKPVSEGGKGYSCIAEIRMIETIASGEAKTRFMHPGDTVKIWMEDEKGHSIFGAIEQKVVDA; this is translated from the coding sequence ATGAAACTCGCCACGCTCAATGACGGAACGCGCGACGGCAAGCTGGTGGTCGTCTCGAAGGACATCACCCGCTACTGCGCGGCGGACAATATCGCGGCGACGATGCAGGACGCGCTCGACGACTGGGCCAATATCGCGCCCAAGCTCGAAGCGCTCTACCGCGATGTTAACAACGAAGCCGTTCCGTGCGAACGCTTCCACGAGCGCGAAGCGCATTCGCCGCTGCCGCGCGCGTACCAGTGGGCGGATGGCAGCGCCTACATCAACCACGTCGAGCTGGTGCGAAAGGCACGCGGCGCCGAAGTGCCCGAGAGCTTCTACCACGATCCGCTGATGTATCAGGGCGGCAGCGACGACTTCCTTCCCCCGCGTGCGGACATTCCGCTCAAGGACACGAGCTGGGGCTGCGACATGGAAGGCGAGATCGCCTGCATCACCGACGATGTGCCGATGGGTGTCTCTTCGGACGAAGCCGCCGATCACATCAAGCTGCTGATGCTGGTCAACGACGTATCTCTGCGCGGCCTGATCCCGGGCGAACTGGCCAAGGGCTTCGGCTTCTTCCAGTCAAAGCCCGCGACCGCGTTCAGCCCGGTATGCGTGACGCCCGACGAACTGGGCGATGCGTGGAAGGGCAGCGTGATCCAGCGCCCGCTGATGGTCGACTACAACGGCGAACCCTTCGGCCGCGCCGATGTGGGCCAGGATGCGACCTTCAGCCTCGCCGATCTGGTCGCCCATGCGGCCAAGACACGCAATCTGGGCGCGGGCTGCATCATCGGTTCGGGTACGATCTCCAATCAGGGCCCCGATGGCGACCCCGGCAAGCCGGTCAGCGAGGGCGGCAAGGGTTACTCCTGCATCGCCGAAATCCGGATGATCGAAACCATCGCTAGCGGCGAAGCCAAGACGCGCTTCATGCACCCGGGCGACACGGTGAAGATCTGGATGGAAGACGAGAAGGGCCATTCGATCTTCGGCGCGATCGAGCAGAAGGTCGTCGACGCCTAA
- a CDS encoding acyl-CoA dehydrogenase: MIPFDATDPLRLDDQLTEDERMIRESAHAFAQSELQPRVIEAFREETSAPELFPLMGKAGLLGATIPEEYGGAGAGYVAYGLIAREIERVDSGYRSMASVQSSLVMYPIHAFGSEEQKKKYLPGLASGELIGCFGLTEPDAGSDPAGMKTVAKKDGDDYVISGSKTWISNSPFADVFVVWAKSEEHGGAIRGFVLEKGMEGLSAPKIEGKISLRASTTGMIMMDEVRVPASAMFPEVQGLKGPFSCLNRARYGISWGAMGAAEFCMDAAKQYGLDRQQFGVPLASKQLYQLKLADMLTEIALGLQASLRVGRLMEEGNWSPDMVSIVKRNNVGKALNIARVSRDMHGGNGISEEYQVIRHMVNLETVNTYEGTHDVHALILGRAITGIPAF, translated from the coding sequence ATGATCCCCTTCGACGCCACCGACCCCCTCCGCCTCGACGACCAGCTGACCGAGGACGAGCGGATGATCCGCGAGTCCGCGCACGCCTTCGCGCAGAGCGAATTGCAGCCGCGCGTGATCGAGGCCTTTCGCGAAGAAACCAGCGCGCCCGAACTCTTCCCGCTGATGGGCAAGGCCGGCCTGCTGGGCGCGACCATTCCGGAAGAATATGGCGGCGCGGGCGCAGGCTACGTCGCCTATGGCCTGATCGCGCGCGAGATCGAGCGAGTCGATAGCGGCTACCGCTCGATGGCCAGCGTGCAGTCCAGCCTGGTGATGTACCCGATCCACGCCTTCGGCAGCGAAGAGCAGAAGAAGAAATACCTCCCCGGCCTCGCCAGCGGCGAACTGATCGGCTGCTTCGGCCTCACCGAACCCGATGCAGGCTCCGACCCGGCGGGGATGAAGACGGTCGCCAAGAAAGACGGCGACGATTACGTCATCTCTGGCAGCAAGACGTGGATTTCCAACTCGCCCTTCGCCGACGTGTTCGTCGTCTGGGCCAAGAGCGAGGAACACGGCGGCGCCATTCGCGGCTTCGTGCTCGAAAAGGGCATGGAAGGCCTCTCCGCCCCCAAGATCGAAGGCAAGATCTCGCTGCGTGCGAGCACCACGGGTATGATCATGATGGACGAGGTGCGCGTGCCCGCATCCGCCATGTTCCCCGAAGTGCAGGGCCTCAAAGGTCCGTTCAGCTGCCTCAATCGTGCGCGCTACGGTATTTCGTGGGGCGCGATGGGTGCCGCCGAGTTCTGCATGGACGCGGCGAAGCAATACGGGCTCGACCGGCAGCAGTTCGGCGTGCCGCTTGCCAGCAAGCAGCTCTACCAGCTCAAGCTCGCCGACATGCTGACCGAGATTGCGCTGGGGCTTCAGGCGTCTTTGCGCGTCGGTCGCCTGATGGAAGAGGGCAACTGGTCGCCGGACATGGTCTCGATCGTGAAGCGCAACAATGTCGGCAAGGCGCTGAACATCGCGCGCGTCTCGCGCGACATGCATGGCGGCAACGGGATTTCCGAGGAATATCAGGTGATCCGCCACATGGTGAACCTGGAGACGGTCAACACCTACGAGGGCACGCATGATGTCCACGCGCTGATCCTGGGCCGCGCGATCACGGGCATTCCGGCGTTCTGA
- a CDS encoding response regulator, giving the protein MDQPVILIAEDETIVGLDLCHTIEEAGYEVEGPHADLNSAMLAFQKRRPDLAILDIRLNDTVVYPFAEKLIAEDVPVIFHSGHLPLDEVDARFPDAPALSKPCPPGEILNQVHSTLNPDDQAADEPLIDAATPDVQTV; this is encoded by the coding sequence ATGGACCAGCCTGTCATCCTGATCGCCGAAGACGAAACGATCGTCGGGCTGGACCTGTGCCACACGATCGAAGAGGCCGGTTACGAGGTCGAAGGCCCGCATGCCGATCTCAACTCGGCGATGCTCGCCTTCCAGAAGCGGCGGCCCGATCTCGCGATCCTCGACATTCGGCTGAACGACACGGTCGTCTATCCCTTTGCGGAAAAGCTGATCGCGGAAGATGTGCCGGTGATCTTCCATTCCGGCCATCTGCCGCTGGACGAGGTCGATGCGCGCTTCCCCGATGCGCCCGCGCTGTCCAAGCCGTGCCCGCCGGGCGAAATCCTCAATCAGGTTCATTCGACCCTGAATCCCGACGATCAGGCCGCAGACGAGCCTTTGATCGACGCCGCAACGCCGGACGTCCAGACCGTCTGA
- a CDS encoding von Willebrand factor type A domain-containing protein, with protein sequence MGKTKLAVAAVLTVASIGLAGCATADGSNASRGDSEFLPPMPPPPPPPPPPPPAMAMAAPSSIMVTGSRISREEADATGQAQTTSPDLRYVPSIVIPTVPDRERYDGKDVSEVAVTLEQPVSTFSVDVDTGAYSNARRMLTDGQLPPKGAVRTEEFVNYFRYDYPRPTSAKDAPFTVNMDVARTPWDADTRLVRIGLAGYEAPKAERPAANLVFLLDVSGSMSSADKLPLVKTAMKTLVGQLTPKDRVSIVVYAGAAGLVLEPTSDSREIMAALDQLQAGGSTAGGAGLELAYKVAEASKVDGINRVILATDGDFNVGLSDNDALLEYVEDKRKNGIAMSVLGFGTGNINEALMEQIADKGNGNYGYIDSAIEARKVLGEQLGATLYTIAKDVKIQVEFNPAVISQYRLIGYENRILREQDFDNDAVDAGDIGSGHQVTAIYEVVPASAEGWIPERRYQDKIPQAASDKATEAAFVKLRYKQPDGDTSTLITEALPARMLAAAPAPSGDFAFATSVAAFAQKLRGDTLLDDYDYAAIRALAGPQRDFYRQEFLKLVGVAEGLDQE encoded by the coding sequence GTGGGGAAGACCAAACTTGCGGTAGCAGCGGTTCTTACAGTGGCCAGCATCGGCCTCGCGGGTTGTGCGACCGCAGACGGCAGCAATGCCTCGCGCGGCGACAGCGAATTCCTTCCGCCGATGCCGCCTCCGCCCCCTCCGCCTCCTCCCCCGCCGCCGGCAATGGCGATGGCTGCCCCCAGTTCGATCATGGTCACCGGATCGCGTATTTCGCGCGAGGAGGCAGACGCAACCGGGCAGGCACAGACCACCTCGCCCGATCTGCGCTACGTCCCCTCGATCGTCATTCCGACCGTGCCCGACCGGGAGCGGTACGATGGCAAGGACGTGTCCGAGGTTGCAGTGACGCTGGAACAGCCGGTCTCGACCTTCTCGGTCGATGTCGACACGGGCGCCTATTCCAACGCTCGCCGGATGCTGACCGACGGCCAGCTGCCGCCCAAGGGCGCGGTACGGACCGAGGAATTCGTCAACTACTTCCGCTACGACTATCCGCGCCCGACCAGCGCCAAGGATGCGCCCTTCACGGTCAACATGGATGTCGCGCGCACCCCGTGGGATGCCGACACGCGGCTGGTGCGCATCGGGCTCGCCGGATACGAGGCGCCGAAGGCAGAGCGGCCCGCCGCCAACCTCGTCTTCCTGCTCGACGTATCGGGTTCGATGTCGAGCGCGGACAAGCTGCCGCTGGTCAAGACCGCGATGAAGACCCTGGTCGGCCAGCTGACGCCGAAGGATCGCGTTTCGATCGTGGTCTATGCGGGCGCGGCGGGCCTCGTGCTCGAACCGACCAGCGACTCGCGTGAGATCATGGCTGCGCTCGACCAGTTGCAGGCAGGCGGATCGACCGCCGGCGGTGCGGGGCTCGAACTGGCCTACAAGGTTGCCGAGGCAAGCAAGGTCGACGGGATCAACCGCGTGATCCTGGCCACCGACGGCGATTTCAACGTCGGCCTGTCGGATAACGACGCGCTGCTCGAATATGTCGAGGACAAGCGCAAGAACGGCATCGCGATGAGCGTGCTTGGTTTCGGCACCGGCAATATCAACGAAGCTCTGATGGAGCAGATCGCCGACAAGGGTAACGGCAATTACGGCTACATCGACTCCGCGATCGAGGCGCGCAAGGTGCTCGGCGAACAGCTCGGCGCGACGCTCTACACCATCGCCAAGGACGTGAAGATCCAGGTCGAATTCAATCCTGCGGTGATCAGCCAGTATCGCCTGATCGGCTACGAGAACCGCATCCTTCGCGAACAGGATTTCGATAACGACGCGGTCGATGCGGGCGATATCGGATCGGGCCACCAGGTCACCGCGATCTACGAGGTCGTGCCCGCCAGTGCCGAGGGCTGGATCCCCGAGCGCCGCTATCAGGACAAGATTCCGCAGGCGGCGAGCGACAAGGCCACCGAAGCCGCCTTCGTCAAGCTGCGCTACAAGCAGCCGGACGGTGACACCTCGACGCTGATCACCGAGGCGCTACCTGCCCGGATGCTTGCCGCCGCACCTGCCCCCTCGGGCGACTTCGCCTTCGCCACTTCGGTCGCCGCCTTCGCCCAGAAGCTGCGCGGCGACACGCTGCTCGACGATTACGACTATGCTGCGATCCGCGCGCTGGCGGGGCCGCAGCGTGACTTCTACCGGCAGGAATTCCTCAAGCTGGTCGGCGTCGCCGAAGGGCTCGATCAGGAATAA
- a CDS encoding OmpA family protein, producing the protein MSNRPILILVAGALLVCAMALISAAQTAPAFVGRLAAAAAALPDQQGAGRKVSVRFTTARGWPTRHPMLTPARDLTELERARIAQAIAAIPGVGGVHWTDGTMLASGDMDIESLRCESELLGVLAERTIRFEESSAEFIPGSEELLDELATAMRPCVGAIVAISGHTDTSGSPKVNLALSQDRAQMVRRELIERGIPGQNLIANGFGSTRPVKGLSPADPANRRIEFRVVSMETSRPTPIDTPAAR; encoded by the coding sequence GTGAGCAATCGCCCCATCCTGATCCTGGTCGCCGGCGCGCTGCTTGTCTGTGCGATGGCTCTGATCAGTGCCGCGCAGACTGCCCCCGCTTTTGTCGGTCGTCTGGCGGCCGCTGCCGCTGCCCTGCCCGATCAGCAGGGCGCGGGCCGCAAGGTTTCGGTGCGCTTCACCACCGCGCGCGGCTGGCCGACCCGCCACCCGATGCTGACCCCCGCACGCGACCTGACCGAGCTTGAGCGCGCGCGCATCGCACAGGCGATCGCCGCAATTCCGGGCGTTGGCGGGGTCCACTGGACCGACGGCACGATGCTCGCCTCGGGCGACATGGATATCGAATCGCTGCGCTGTGAGAGCGAGCTCTTGGGCGTGCTGGCCGAACGCACGATCCGGTTCGAGGAATCCTCCGCCGAGTTCATCCCCGGCAGCGAGGAACTGCTCGACGAACTGGCCACCGCGATGCGCCCCTGCGTGGGCGCGATCGTGGCGATTTCGGGTCACACGGACACCTCCGGCTCGCCCAAGGTCAACCTCGCGCTGTCGCAGGATCGTGCGCAGATGGTCCGCCGCGAACTGATCGAGCGGGGGATTCCGGGGCAGAACCTGATCGCCAACGGCTTCGGCTCCACACGCCCGGTCAAAGGCCTGAGCCCGGCGGACCCGGCCAACCGGCGGATCGAGTTCCGCGTGGTCTCGATGGAGACCAGCCGCCCGACCCCGATCGACACCCCGGCAGCACGATAG
- a CDS encoding lipopolysaccharide biosynthesis protein, whose protein sequence is MAALARGGRTNFFGFLIRLAARIPFLFIGGRLYGDEMLGRFAAALVLIELASQVAVLGQKRGLAQQLSENDTRDPSHTVADALTLSLVTSLVFTGLLLIFPQPMFPSGANGDLSWLLVFTILPFALTEVALAACAYRFDIGATVRSRAIVEPWAISIAAGALFFVVPDSGLELAYVVSIVAASVAAFMPAIRHYGLPRGWLPHPARVFRLAVRNLPLAGADAIEWGTRKLDLFILAQFANPSQVGVYYAVQQVATLPQKLKTSFDPILGPVITAALKVGDRSAIAKQICQVGFWIVAMQAGIALALAIPGEAVMGLLGPDFVSGTGALSILLVAEVVAALAVVSESALIYIARMRNLIVSIATIAFQAVLTIGFMVAITEYDLSESLRAPAAALALAISLAAASIIKSVMLGRILGETVNNFRWGLVIAAIPAALVGWGVTQLPEWVELVVGIPAILATYAVIVWFVGFREDDRVLFRRNLGQEQE, encoded by the coding sequence TCCTGTTCATCGGCGGGCGCCTGTATGGCGACGAGATGCTGGGCCGCTTCGCCGCGGCGCTGGTATTGATCGAGCTGGCCAGCCAGGTCGCGGTGCTCGGCCAGAAGCGCGGCCTCGCCCAGCAGCTGAGCGAGAACGACACGCGCGACCCATCGCACACCGTCGCCGATGCGCTGACGCTCAGTCTGGTCACTTCGCTGGTCTTCACCGGCCTGCTGCTGATCTTTCCGCAGCCGATGTTTCCCAGCGGCGCGAATGGCGACCTTTCGTGGCTGCTGGTCTTCACGATCCTGCCTTTCGCGCTGACCGAGGTTGCGCTGGCGGCCTGCGCCTACCGGTTCGATATCGGCGCGACCGTGCGCAGCCGCGCGATCGTGGAGCCGTGGGCGATCTCAATCGCGGCGGGCGCGCTGTTCTTCGTGGTGCCCGACAGCGGGCTCGAACTGGCTTATGTCGTGTCGATCGTCGCCGCATCGGTCGCCGCGTTCATGCCCGCGATCCGTCATTACGGCCTGCCGCGCGGCTGGCTGCCGCATCCCGCGCGCGTGTTCCGCCTTGCGGTGCGCAACCTGCCGCTGGCAGGCGCGGACGCGATCGAATGGGGCACCCGCAAGCTCGACCTGTTCATCCTCGCGCAGTTCGCCAATCCCTCTCAGGTCGGGGTCTATTACGCGGTCCAGCAAGTCGCCACGCTGCCGCAGAAGCTGAAGACCAGCTTCGATCCGATCCTGGGCCCGGTGATCACCGCCGCGCTGAAGGTGGGCGACCGCTCCGCAATCGCGAAACAGATCTGCCAGGTCGGCTTCTGGATCGTCGCCATGCAGGCAGGCATCGCGCTCGCGCTGGCGATTCCCGGCGAGGCGGTGATGGGCCTGCTGGGGCCGGACTTCGTCAGCGGCACCGGCGCGCTGTCGATCCTGCTGGTGGCCGAAGTGGTCGCCGCGCTGGCGGTCGTCTCCGAAAGCGCGCTGATCTACATCGCGCGGATGCGCAACCTGATCGTCTCGATCGCGACCATCGCGTTCCAGGCGGTGCTGACCATCGGCTTCATGGTCGCGATCACCGAATATGACCTCTCCGAAAGCCTGCGCGCACCCGCCGCCGCGCTGGCGCTGGCCATCTCGCTTGCTGCGGCGAGCATTATCAAGAGCGTGATGCTCGGCCGCATTCTGGGCGAAACGGTCAACAATTTCCGCTGGGGGCTGGTGATCGCCGCGATCCCCGCCGCGCTGGTCGGCTGGGGGGTCACGCAGCTGCCCGAATGGGTCGAGCTGGTGGTCGGCATCCCCGCCATCCTCGCGACCTACGCGGTGATCGTGTGGTTCGTCGGCTTCCGCGAAGACGACCGCGTGCTGTTCCGCCGTAATCTCGGGCAGGAACAAGAATGA
- the maiA gene encoding maleylacetoacetate isomerase translates to MKLYGYFRSSTSYRLRLALQLKGLEYENCPVNLVESQQKGEAFAGRNPFATVPMLEVDGKDRVQSMAIIEWLDEAYPENPLLPADIERRYLARELAYAIATELHAPLNLPVLKYLKSEYGQDQDGVDTWYRHWLARTLQPIERRLAQLNTGDFLFDKPGFFEVVLMPQIYNARRFGYDFSDAPHTTRIEAACLALDEVQRAHPDNQNDTPEGETVQ, encoded by the coding sequence ATGAAACTCTACGGCTATTTCCGCAGCTCCACGAGCTACCGCCTGCGGCTCGCGCTGCAATTGAAGGGCCTCGAATACGAGAATTGCCCGGTCAATCTGGTCGAGAGCCAGCAGAAGGGCGAAGCCTTCGCCGGTCGCAACCCGTTTGCCACCGTCCCCATGCTGGAAGTGGACGGCAAGGACCGCGTGCAGTCGATGGCGATCATCGAATGGCTGGACGAGGCCTACCCCGAAAACCCGCTGCTGCCCGCCGATATCGAACGGCGCTACCTCGCGCGCGAACTGGCCTATGCCATCGCGACCGAGTTGCACGCACCGCTCAACCTGCCCGTACTGAAGTACCTCAAGAGCGAATACGGGCAGGATCAGGACGGCGTGGACACTTGGTACCGCCACTGGCTCGCACGGACATTGCAGCCGATCGAACGGCGGCTCGCGCAGCTGAACACCGGCGACTTCCTGTTCGACAAGCCCGGCTTCTTCGAAGTCGTGCTGATGCCGCAAATCTACAACGCGCGCCGCTTCGGCTACGATTTCTCCGATGCGCCGCACACTACCCGGATCGAAGCCGCCTGCCTCGCATTGGATGAAGTGCAGCGGGCGCACCCCGACAACCAGAACGACACCCCCGAAGGAGAGACAGTCCAATGA